Below is a window of Malus domestica chromosome 13, GDT2T_hap1 DNA.
TGCTGCGTCCCCCTGCATATCATATCGTATCAGACTATGCATTGCATATAAACAAGTTAATTAGGGTCGTTGATACCAAGTTAATTAACTTCTTAACTGATTCATCACTATTGTCAGTGTGGTCAAACAGATTTTCTATAAAACAATATTAACATGCTAAGAGCATCTCCTGATGTGTAGCACATATACATCTCTTATTGGCCAGAATGCTCTCCAATTATAATTTTGAGGGGATTTAAGTACGCATCTTGACCTGAAGATGAAAGTTTcatctgcttttttttttttttttttctgtaagtGAAATTTACATCTTCACATTGGAGCAACAACTACATTTAGATTTcccaaaattatatgaaatgtaAATGTGATTTTTACATCTCAAAGCTGCATCTTTTCCATTGAAATTGCTCTAATAAAACAAGACAAATTAACAGGCCCTAGAATTAAGAATTTTATGTGGGAAGAATAATCACCCAATGTTAAGACATGGAAGGGGCTGTGGAAGCAGGTCAAGGTCATGGTTCTGCTGCTCCCAGTTTTGAACCTGGGGCTGAGCTGCagccttctccttctcctttatCTATTTccaaaatttatatgaaaaacaGAAAACCGAAAAGAAGAATCATCACATAAAAAACCATCCAAGTTAAAGGCAAATATAAACCCTAGACTACAACCCTATTTGACTATGTGATAAAATAGTATAAGCATATTATTACCTTCTTTGCTAGCAAGTTATTTTGCTCCTGTATCGCCTTTTCCTGCACGacacaaaaagataaaaaacaattaaatgaGCCACGTAAAATATATGCCACACAGTaccatttctctttctctcGCAGAGTCTAAACATATTCACAACGGAAAAAACATGCTATAGGTGCCCTAACCTTTCTCTGAAGCTCAGTGATGGATTCATGCATGAGTTGATTCTGAAAGAAGTTAAGAGAATACTTTAGCGTCATCAAACTCAAAATTAGTCTAGTGTAAGTACAAATGCACCATTAAGAGAAAGCGATCCTCGTTAGCAAGCATAATAAGTATTTACTTTTCTTAATCGAATTTGTTTATGAGCGGTGTCAAGCTGTTGCTCCAAACTTTGGATATCCTTGAGAGTCAAGGAATCCAGGTCTTCTCCCAAATAGTGCCTATGGTTTCTTTGCAAAACCTCAACTTTAGCCTTTAGTCTGGAATATTCAAAGGTCCAGTTACCCTGCGCATCAAGAAATTGTATGAGTAATTATAACTCAATCAAAATAAGGCGTACCAGTTAATTAGTATTAGGAATTTGATGGCATGGCAAACCTGCGACTCAAAATCTGGTTCAACTAGCTGTCTTTCTGCGTAAGAGTATCTTTCATAGCGTTCAAGGATTTGCTCCATACTGTAATATCCATGATCAGCAATATCAAGCATATGAAAAAGTAGCAATTAGCATCTAGCTAGAAGAATCAACTTGCTCCTCTATCAAAAACCCCATCTTAATGAATTGATTGATTAATAATATGATAGAAGTTCTGAAACACTTCCAAGGGAGTATATTCATATGATTACGAAAATTAGTCATGATCATCATCGCATGAAATAATGTTGATTATTATATAATGAATGCCAGGCAATACAAACTTTGGAGTTGCAACAGTCTTGCACTTTTTTATTCTTGTTTGCGGTTTACCGTCGAGCAAGCAAGTCACGTTTCACCTCTAAGAGGTTCCAGTACTACTACAGATCtgaatgtgtgtgtgtaaatatgATCAACTAGGAGACTGTTAATATATAGctatatattatatacatatGTTTACAAAGAGACTGTTACATATTGCACAAGTTAAGCTATTTTATGGTCTCCTAGCTTCAAATAATTGAGCTCCTGTTGAAGACTGTATTATTTAAATAAACATCTGAGATTTAATGCACCAGGATTCACGTTTTCTGGGCTTCCTTTCATTTCACTTCATATATTCTTTAGTTAAAAACACAATATTCAAACTGTATTATGTGCGTCGTCTGGgtattatatatcatatatggtAGTGGAATATTCTCCTGCGAGGATTCTACTTGCTGCTGCTTCCACTCCTTGTTTGATGTTTTTACTTTTGCTGACAAAAGAAATTGTTCTGCTTACTCATTACTAAGTTAACAAGGATTAGAATTAGTAATGATTATATCAAACCGCTCTCAGAATTAGTAATCAAGCCGGCAAGTTTAGTCTCATCACAATTGGTGGGTTCAATTTATTAcggaaaaatataaaacaagtaCCGATCAACATGTTTCTTTTGTCAGAGGCAACCATTAATTAAGACCTTGAAACTCTAATTAATTTTGAGTTCTAAAATTTAAACACTCATTAAGTAATTTggccaacaaaagaaaatgcacAAAAGAAGTACATCTAGCTTTTTTGGTCAATAGAAGTACATCTAgctaatttaatattatttcctaCTGCTTTCATCGATCGATCTTCTAATTACCTTGCAGAAACCCACATCTCAGTTAACCAGCATCAGATTATTACAAATTAACAACTCTAGTTACTTCATCTATAATAAATTATAGTTAACAGAGTACCACTTTAGGACAACTCAGGGTTAACCATTGACGAAAACATAAAATCACATGCTTATGGTACAACCTTAATAACAAATTTGTagtgaaagaaaacaaaacaaaaatatgcaaaaaaGAGGAAACAGCATCTCCAACAGCTTAATTAAATAAAGCTTTTTGGTTACTttgaaaaaatatagaaaaaccGAACTAAAACGGGCTAGCTATTTTAATTCGGTAAACAATAACTAGCAAGATTTAGAAGAAGAGATAaagttaattttttgttaaacatTAAAAACTATAAAATTGCATTGTTTGTGGGCttcaagagaagaaaaagggatTGGAGTCTAAAGTTTaggaaaaaataataacaaaatattttaactttagcTAAAGTAGCTAGTATTGTTGGGAGTGGTGGCTAACCAAATTAACATTTGTGTCATTTGGCTAGCTACAGTAACAAAAATTTCGGTAGTattattggagatgctctatCAAAGCAAGGTATATGAAATTTTTTAGCTAGGTTGAGCTCGATTTCTTAGGCGGCGTTTCTAAATCCATTTACTTTCTTACAAATACAAATTTCTAGGTTTCTCGAATAGAGAAGTTAGGTTTTTTCTTTGATAGAAATTTTAGCTAGGTTTCAGTAAATAAAATTTGAGATGAGGAGTTATAATTAATAAGAAAATAGTATACCATGAATCTGTGGCGTACTCAAGGAGCTTCCCCTTGTTGGAGAAGACAATCAAAGCAACCTGAGCATCACACAAGACAGAGATCTCATGAGCCTTCTTCAGCAGCCCAGTGCTTCTTTTGGAAAAAGTCACCTGCCTGTTGATCTTGTTCTCTATGCGCTTCAGCTGAACTCTACCTCTCCCCATGATTAAATATTTATGGACTCTGAGTTACCACTCACTCTTTCAACTGCTTGTTCTTTgattttctttctcaaaaaaaCCAAACAACCGAAACCCccagaaaaagaaagacaacCCAGAAAATGAACTGGTAGGCTGTCGATTTatatacaaaaaagaaagaaatatagtTACGATTTAATGGGAATATTAATTTATGCAAAGTTTCTTCTTATAGCCAAATACGTGAAGGTGCCTGAGAAAGTATATGTGCTAATAACCAGCTCTACAGACTTTTGATTTGATGATAGATTAAGCGGTTTTTGTGAATACAAGTGGTTTTGGGAAAACCGGTGGGGTTTTAAAGGATTTGTTGTCGACTTCTGATTAGCCGAGGTGTACTATGTAGTCGTTTTCTCTCTTTCCAACGGGGCCAGGAAAAGACACCTCGATTTTATCTTTCTTACATACCGGTGTAGCTCACTAGGTACCGGCTTCCTGCCGGACTCAAGAGTCTCAGGTATGCATTGTACGAACCTTCAGCTTTACTGTTACTTTTTTTCTCGACTCGTAACCAGCTGACGTACGTATGCACAGTGCCACTTTTTGTGTAGTGAAAATGGACTAGGATTCTCCCCTGCTATTCGGTATCCCACATTCCAACAATGTGTTCATGATCAATTTGACAAGAAAGCAATATTTAGTTGTTTATCACTATCTCTTTGCGCTTTGTATTATTCAATTACTAGATGAAGGGCACATATTGTATGAAGCGTACACATTGCGGTTTTAGAGATGCGTTTTTTCAATTGATGAGGATAAGGACGTGTTAATTTGGAAAGCTTCTACATCTAGagtcttttgttttttgatgGCTATGAAATTGTTCGTCATTGATTTTCTGTTAAGAGTTGGGCTTCCATTGTTTAGTGTCATTTCATTACACCTCGCTACTCTATTTTAGTTTGAAAGATTCTTTCAAAAAGCTTCCAACGGAGGATCAACTTTAGCGATAGGGCATTCCGCTGGTTCTAATATACCAACTATGTTACAAAAATTCTAAATCTATTAAgcatttattttttagttgtGAATTTGCACAATGGGCTTGGTGTTGGCAAGCTACCCAATTTGGAGCTATTCTTCCGCTTACGGGTTCTTTCTTAGATTTCTCGCTTGCTTTTGTGTCAAAGCGATTTTCTCCACTACTTTGCAATGTCTGGCTAGCTTCATGGTTTTTCTTGCTAATGGCTATTTGGAAAATGCTTGATAAAGTGAAGTTTGAAAGTAAGCCTTATTCCTTCTCACGCCCTTGCCATTCATTTCGGTCTGGATTAGGCAGGTTGGAGTTTTCACCCTGGTCATGGACGAGGTATTTTGGGTAAGCAACTTTTAGTCTCTCTTGCAATCTCGGCTGAGTCTTGTAAAGCTCCATCTATAGTCCCTGTTCCTTGGCATCCTTCACCATTTTCTTGGTACTGATGACCTTGCTAAAGGTAACCTGGGTCATGTGGCTTTTGCTGGGCTTTTCCGAGATTCTGGGGGTTATTTTCTTGGTAGTTCTCCCTAAGCTTGGAGCATCGTACTTCTTTTTATGCAAAGCTTCATGGTGTCATCCTTACTGTGGAGTTGGCCCACGTATAGGGTTAGCAAAATTTATGGCTTGAAAGTGACTCTTCTAGTGTGAGATCTTGTTTTGCTTCTGGATCTTTCATTCCTCTTTGGTCGCTCCAGACACGTTGGAAAAATTGTATTTTCCAATTGCAGAACATGGTATTTTGTTGCTCTTACACATTTCGAGAATGGAATGCAGTTGCTGACAAATTAGCCAATTTAGAGCTTATCTTGTCTTCACTTGTTTGACATGCCGCTCCTTCTATAGATATTTTTTCTCTTCTGCACTCAGATTTTTTGGGCATGCTAGCCTACAAGTTCGTCTCCCCTTCTTGATGtgtgattttcttttttacctaATCTTTTTggattttccttttcattttgcAGCTTGTCTTGCAAATTCTTACCTTTTAGCTTTATAGAGGGGTTGGGCCTATGTCCACCCActatttttcttgtattttctttttcaagagAGGTAAGGTCTATGTCccccttctttttcttgtattttcttaTTCAAGAGAGGTAAGGTGTATGTCCCTCcctttttttcttgtattttgtttttcttgcttTATGAGGGATAAGGTTTATATCTCCTGGACTAgatgtaacttttttttttatgtcaatAAATTTCTCTTATGCCATCGaggttttccaaaaataaataaataaatgtgtaaGTATAAATAATAGAAAATTTAATAGAAAAAAAGTAATTTTCACTTTACTATTATGAAGTTTTGAGGTTTTCAAAACTTTCAAacattaagtttttttcatcGAGTATCATACCTAAGGTTATGTTTTTCTCCCAGATTCATATACTTTTGTTAGGTTGAAAGTTTGTAACTCCGCTAAAACGTAACGTAACTCTTACATGGACGATGACTGTGCATTCACGTGTCACTTTAGAAGGAACAAGTTCGATCctatccaaaagcccaaatcaatCAATTGATTCAAAACTCAAATCAacaactaattaattgattcaAATCTCAACCCAAACACCCAAATCAATCAATTTTACATCTTTGTCATTTCCTATGATAGCAATACTAGAGTGGAATTGACTTTGGAGTTTTaccgaataaaaaaaaaacaatttcaattaagtttaaagtttatttttttagcAATCTCAAACAGATTTTAAGATGTGTTGTCTCTTTCTAACTGAGCATCACTTAGTTTTCAGCATTTATCATATCTTATTTTCTTACGTAATTCATCTAGCATGACTAGAACTTTATGTTTATGATCAAAACCATTCATATTTTGAATCACTCTATAAACTCATATCTGCAAAACATGAACTAAAaataaggtcgtttagtcaatgTATTATAGCACTCATAATGTTTTTACCAATTCCATTCATTTATCTTTATATAATTCaatgactaaacgaccttatttttaattgatttttttgtaaATGTGACTTTATTGAGTGATTTAGAgtatgaacggtttggatcataAATACGAAGTACTATAATCAACAACGAACAATTTCGAGTAAAACTAATACTCATATCTTTTGAATAGTCAAGTATTATTCCCCTATAAAATGAAAAGGGTCCGCCGTTTAAGGCCATGTCATATCCACCAACTATATGGATGGCTTTTACATCTTCGTCGTCCTCCACCTCAAATTCTGAAACCTACCACGCTCGCAGCTGTCTCCCCATCAAATTTTACACAACCTTTTACATCTCTTGGACACCCCAATAGTGTGAGCTATGCTCtttcatttcatcttcttcatcttcgtCCGCACATAAGGTCATACcaatttagatttttttattacttGGAAATAAGTTTTAAAAAGAAGATTTAGCCATGTACCGTGTCCATGATCTTATAGTAGTAGACAAGTTTGCATAATATATCATTAGCACATGtccacacacaaagtgtgtatgaatatttttattttggtttttaaaaTGGAATGAGAGAGTAAGAGACCTAGAGAGAACGTGGGAGTGAGGACAGAGggggtttatttttattttttattttttaatattagagaTGTTAAAACCACATGTGGGTGATgtgtcataaaaaaaataacaaacttTGTGTTCTTGTAATTACTAAATTGCCCATAATTTTTATTTCTGGTcaattttaattagagggttagaCTGATAATTTCCCAGAATTTTAGTTGACAACTAgatttttattaatatgtagtttggATTGAATAAGCAAAGAAGTCATGGCACGTGGCAACGATTAGATGTAGTGCGTTTGCTCATTTGGTAATACAAAGGAATTTCCAAGGCACAACAATCTTGATGAATTAGGGTAAGTGTTCAACTGTGTGATCGGCCTCACAAAAATCACACACAAGCATTTCATACCTGATGAATTAGGGTAAAAGGAAAAGTGAAACGACAAAAGGAAATTTTTAGGGCACATGCTTTCCTGATGAATTCTAATGAATTAGGGCAAGTGTTTAATTGTGTGATCTGTCTCACGAACATCATACAAGCGTTTTATACTACTCACTGGTAAAGttaaaatccaaatgaaatatTTTAGGGCACAACAATCGTGATGAATTCTTGGGCATTAGTCTCATGAATGAATGAACCCTTCTATAACATTAAAAGATACTAGGCAGCAAATTATTAACGTTCTTATTCTTTTGGACAGTGAAACAACACATGTGGTCACCACTACTCTTTGATTGGTTACCATGCATGATTCGAAATTCAGAGCATCCAACCGGGGAAGAATCCCGTACCATTTTGTGCTGAGGACGTTGCTACATTCGCCTCATCATTTGTTACTACTGGAGTACTGTTGCAGTAATAGTTAATGGATACTTTAGATGACAGCTTCAAAAATTAAGGCAActtaattcattaattaacgTTGCAGAAAAATTCATGCGCTTGACAGAATCCCTATAAGATATATGGTTATACCCGATCTGCAATGCATTGTTGTATTGCAAATGCTCAGGGAATCCTTCTAATTGAGCAGCCTGGTGATTGCCATTCCATGATCGTTGATGGCCAGCAGTAATTTCTTCCAACTGCAAAACACGAAAATTTAGACCCAATTAAATTGACCAAATTATTTATCTGAAAAACGTATTAAATGGAATAACTAACAAGATTCAAGAATCCATGTGAAGAAACAATTAGATGACAATGTACGGTTGTTAAAAGGAAGGCCTCCATCGTTTGTTGTTAGCACTGGATTGAAATGAACAACTTACTATACTCAAGGCACGTTGAAGGAAGGAATGAAAAGATAGTGTCCAACTTAAAGATAGAATATGACTCGTGAAGAAAACTTTTATATTTCAATCCCCCGAATGGTAGGATTAGAAAAGATATATGTCATTCATATTTAATCCCCTTCTGAACCCCGGCCCTTAGaataaaaaatcattcatcTTTAACTACTTTCAATATCCCTTGAATTTTATGTTACCCAATTCATTTCAATCCTAAGCACCAAACAAGCCCAATAGTGTTTTGCATTACTATAGTTATACAATTAAGGATAGGAAACCTATATGATGAGGACTAATTGATTTGGCCTTGAAATATTGTAATCATTTAATGAATAAGTAATTAAGATGTATTATACGACATGATGAATTTCCATTGCATAGAAAACAGAAATGAATAATGGTCAAACAGCTGAGAATACAGCAGGAATTTAGTATTACGTACGTACCTTCCTTCTCAGTCCAGTGTTTGCTTCCAGTAGCATTTCTTCCTGCACAGTTAATTCTTGAAAGATTCAGTAACTTACATACATACAtttatattatgtatatatatgggaagtgttattggcactccaaaaatctcattatacactcctctcacaagtgtatttttctttccaaatatagaaagtctggagtatagaatgagatttttggagtgctaataacaattcccatatatatatatatatatatatatatatattatgttgttTGCAAAATACTTACTTTCCTTTGAAGCTCAGAAATCTGAACATGCATAAATTGGGTCTGCGAACAAATGAAATGTAAATCGACATTCTCTGTTAAAATTTCGTTTAAATAACTCGCCAACTTTTTCAAGCTTATGGAACAAATTATGAATACCTTCGTTGACCTGATTTTCTTCATCGACACATCTAGTTGATTCTCAAGCTGCTGAAGCTCCTTCGTGCCTAAATGAACCAAATCTTCCCCAAGAAGATGTCTAAAAACATGCCAAGTAAAATTTTTCATGAGCAATATTCCAATTGTGTCGACTCTTTGCATTTTTCATGCGATCATTGAACAAACTTTgatatgtgtatgtatatatatgatcgaTATACGTATACCTCTGCGTGCGTTGTAGGGCCTCTACTTTCGTTTTTAGCTTCAAGTATTCTTGGTATCTGCTCTGCTTGTGAACATGCATGGCACAAATTCAGCTTATGTCAAAAGTCCATAGGGCAGAATTTTGTGGAAGAAATTCCATTACCAACATACAACTTAACCCAACCCCTCGAATTGGTCCCTAACAACAGATTGAGAATAATTGTAACACCGTGTGGCAGTGTTCTAAATGTACTGAAAATTTTCTCCTAGCAACAGATTGAGAATTTAAGAAAACGGATAATATGGGTTGCTTTACCCAACTTATGTAATGCAGGTAATTGATGTTATGCATCTTAAAGCTAATTACAAATGACAAACTGTCGGTAACCTGTTCGTCCTCAGCAGATTGACTTGCTCCCAGTTCTCCATAAGTGCATCTTTGATGCCTCTCAAGCGTCTTCGCTATgctgaaatgaaacaaagcaacAATTGTAGGACAGTGATCAGAATGCAAattcaaaagagaaaagagcGCATGCATTTTGCACTGATTCAAATGCCAGTAAAGTAAGAGCCAAAAGGCATGCCACAAAATCTGGGAGCTAGATATAATTGATTATACAgttccaaattttttaatcacAAGTGATATTACTACtataaactataaaaataatAGGAAAATATTTAAACTCGAAACACAGTGAGTCAAAAGGCATATCCACCAATACAatccaccctttacaaatttatGGTTCCAAACTTAAGAACGAATCAAAGGGATAAAGCTAAgcaacattatatatatatatagggataggaTCGGACGACACAATTTGGCACACTTTATTGTGGTTTTCATTCTGTAACTTTTTTCAAGGATCTGAACGGTTTGTATTTCAATTCatcattgcaaaaaaaaaaaaaaaaaaagacaaatccAACATCATTAAGAGACATTCTTTGTAACGAAAAAAATGGACAAATACGATTCTACAAATAAACACTAAAATGACTACCACTTAATCAAATGGTCATATGATTTCATATTTGAGTGATTTTGACATAGATAATCCTTGAGGGACAAACTAAAATATAGACGGTAAGATTGTTGAAGTACATTATGGAGTGACCCTAAGAAAGTGTGTCAAAAAATGTGTCCCCAATCTTGacccatacacacacacacacacataaacgATCTCTAAATGTACCAAATAAATGAACGGTTTACCATGTATATGTTGTTTAGTACTCACATTGTCAATTTGTTCCATACATTTGGATGCATAACTGATTTCCAATTCAAAAGATTTTATGTATGGATGTTCTTCAAATGGAGCTTAAGAAATTAAACAATATCAATTATTAAATTTATACGGTGAAGATAGATTATTCGCAAAATGTAAGATATGTGTAGGAATGCATGTATTGGTGCAAGGTGCGTCTACACCTATATATTTATTCGTTTGAGTTATGCTTTGGTGAAGGGATTTATAAGTACCAAGGGATTTAGGCTAAATATAGCTAGAAAAGTGGACTGCGAAGTATTTGATGAAGGCTTTCGGAATTTTTTACATGATCACTACAAAGACATAAATAATGGATTTGCAAATGACCCTTCTTAATGCATTGTATCCACTCATTTAAAATCCCACAATCTAGTTTTTTATAGTGCATTTCTAACTATAATTAGCCTAAATTCCTAATCCTTGTCTAACTATAGCCTTCAggtcttagaccatctccaaccctgaccta
It encodes the following:
- the LOC103451743 gene encoding truncated transcription factor CAULIFLOWER A (The RefSeq protein has 1 substitution compared to this genomic sequence), encoding MGRGRVQLKRIENKINRQVTFSKRSTGLLKKAHEISVLCDAQVALIVFSNKGKLLEYATDSCMEQILERYERYSYAERQLVEPDFESQGNWTFEYSRLKAKVEVLQRNHRHYLGEDLDSLTLKEIQSLEQQLDTAHKQIRLRKNQLMHESITELQRKEKAIQEQNNLLAKKIKEKEKAAAQPQVQNWEQQNHDLDLLPQPLPCLNIGGTQQDEFLQVRRNQLDLTLEPFYSCHLGCFAA
- the LOC103423782 gene encoding MADS-box protein CMB1-like; the encoded protein is MGRGKVELKRIENKINRQVTFAKRRNGLLKKAYELSVLCDAEVALIVFSTSGKLYEFCSGPSIAKTLERHQRCTYGELGASQSAEDEQSRYQEYLKLKTKVEALQRTQRHLLGEDLVHLGTKELQQLENQLDVSMKKIRSTKTQFMHVQISELQRKEEMLLEANTGLRRKLEEITAGHQRSWNGNHQAAQLEGFPEHLQYNNALQIGTPVVTNDEANVATSSAQNGTGFFPGWML